The Pyrococcus kukulkanii genome contains a region encoding:
- a CDS encoding DUF424 domain-containing protein: MSGKMYVKVYRVQGEILVAACDEELLGKTFREGELKLEVKERFYKGELMDVEELGRLLEEATIANLTGERVVSKAIELGYIDETRVLRIQGVPHAQMAKMLF, translated from the coding sequence ATGTCAGGGAAAATGTACGTTAAGGTGTATAGAGTTCAAGGTGAAATCTTGGTGGCAGCATGTGATGAGGAGTTATTGGGTAAAACATTTAGAGAGGGTGAACTCAAGCTTGAGGTAAAAGAAAGATTCTACAAAGGGGAGCTTATGGACGTTGAAGAGCTAGGCAGATTATTGGAGGAAGCCACAATAGCCAACCTAACTGGCGAAAGGGTTGTTAGCAAAGCAATTGAGCTCGGTTATATAGATGAGACCAGGGTTCTCAGAATTCAGGGGGTTCCACATGCTCAGATGGCTAAAATGCTGTTCTAA
- a CDS encoding ferritin family protein encodes MLAEKPFLLSRNKPLSKREIAQALRWAIEAELDAISFYEQLAELIEDEKIRHVFYDVANEEKEHVGEFLALLLEIDPELAEYIKKGFREVEEETGIKAKL; translated from the coding sequence ATGTTAGCCGAAAAGCCATTCCTGCTGAGTAGGAACAAGCCGCTTTCAAAGAGGGAGATAGCTCAAGCCCTGCGCTGGGCAATAGAGGCCGAGCTTGATGCTATAAGCTTCTATGAGCAGCTTGCAGAACTAATAGAGGATGAGAAGATCAGGCACGTTTTCTACGATGTAGCTAATGAAGAGAAGGAGCACGTTGGAGAGTTTCTCGCCCTACTGCTGGAAATTGATCCTGAGCTTGCAGAGTACATAAAGAAAGGATTTAGGGAAGTAGAGGAAGAGACCGGGATAAAAGCTAAGCTTTAG
- a CDS encoding ferritin family protein: MNELEALGLALEVEKNELELYLNLARKVKDKKAKNMFLFLAGQEFEHLKSFEEKFLEFAIEECKLPAVDKELLKKLIINVKGVESEVEALKIAMEQEKLTWEFYENAAKSAEKESVRRVFEELAKAEEEHYELLKAQYDSVMKTGIWMDYQDFNLEVE, translated from the coding sequence ATGAACGAGCTTGAAGCTTTGGGTCTTGCCCTTGAGGTAGAGAAAAATGAACTCGAACTCTATCTAAACCTAGCAAGAAAAGTTAAGGATAAGAAAGCAAAGAACATGTTTCTCTTCCTAGCGGGCCAAGAATTTGAACATCTAAAGTCATTTGAGGAAAAATTCTTGGAATTTGCCATAGAGGAGTGCAAGCTCCCGGCGGTAGATAAAGAGTTGCTCAAGAAACTGATAATTAACGTTAAGGGAGTAGAAAGCGAGGTTGAGGCTCTCAAGATAGCAATGGAACAGGAAAAGCTAACTTGGGAATTCTACGAGAATGCCGCTAAATCCGCAGAAAAAGAAAGCGTTAGAAGGGTATTTGAGGAACTAGCGAAGGCAGAAGAGGAGCACTACGAGTTGCTGAAGGCTCAATATGATTCCGTGATGAAAACTGGGATATGGATGGATTATCAGGACTTCAACTTAGAAGTTGAGTGA
- a CDS encoding hydrogenase 3 maturation endopeptidase HyCI — protein sequence MEDLREAIKKAERIVICGIGNELRSDDAFGVLFAERLKEKVRNENVLILNCGAVPESFLGKIIEFNPDLIIFVDAVHFNGKPGELIIADPEGTLGDAISTHGMPLKILMKFIKEHINAKAILIGCQPKSLEIFGKVSKEVGEALEKLLSLFCEVL from the coding sequence ATGGAAGATCTGAGAGAGGCTATTAAAAAGGCGGAGAGAATCGTCATTTGTGGGATTGGGAATGAATTGAGGAGCGATGATGCTTTTGGAGTTTTATTCGCGGAGAGACTGAAGGAAAAGGTGAGGAATGAAAATGTTTTAATCCTAAACTGTGGCGCGGTTCCGGAGAGCTTCCTGGGAAAGATAATTGAGTTTAATCCTGATTTGATAATATTCGTTGATGCAGTACACTTTAATGGAAAGCCCGGGGAATTGATTATCGCTGATCCCGAGGGAACGCTTGGAGATGCAATTTCAACCCATGGAATGCCCCTAAAAATTTTGATGAAGTTCATAAAGGAGCACATAAATGCCAAGGCAATTCTGATTGGCTGTCAGCCAAAAAGCCTGGAAATATTTGGGAAGGTTAGTAAGGAGGTTGGAGAAGCATTAGAAAAATTGCTATCCCTATTTTGCGAGGTTCTTTAA
- the mobA gene encoding molybdenum cofactor guanylyltransferase MobA, with the protein MIGAVLAGGRARRFGEDKLLFKINGKPLILYAIERLEESRLIDEIVIVASKFNAEKLRTLGYSVVVDELMVGPISGIFTALSLGDAFVVGGDMPSLIPEFIDYIIEQFNNSGKIACVPRWSNGYLEPLHSAYAQEFRDILGKRINEGRYKLYDAITSSNVCYINIEALPQEWQVSFFNVNKKEDLKNLAK; encoded by the coding sequence ATGATAGGGGCAGTGCTAGCCGGAGGAAGGGCAAGAAGATTTGGGGAGGATAAGCTACTCTTCAAGATCAACGGAAAGCCCTTGATCCTCTACGCTATAGAGAGGTTAGAGGAGAGCAGACTGATCGATGAAATTGTGATCGTTGCATCTAAGTTCAACGCCGAGAAGCTCAGAACCCTTGGATACAGCGTCGTGGTTGATGAGCTGATGGTGGGTCCGATAAGTGGGATCTTCACTGCACTCTCATTGGGAGATGCTTTCGTTGTGGGCGGGGACATGCCTTCTTTAATTCCAGAATTCATTGATTACATAATTGAACAATTCAATAATTCTGGAAAAATTGCGTGCGTTCCCAGGTGGAGCAACGGCTACCTTGAGCCTCTTCACTCAGCTTACGCCCAGGAATTCCGGGATATCCTGGGGAAGAGGATAAATGAGGGTAGGTACAAGCTGTACGATGCAATAACTTCCTCAAATGTATGTTACATCAACATAGAGGCCCTGCCCCAGGAATGGCAGGTTAGTTTCTTCAACGTCAATAAAAAGGAGGATTTAAAGAACCTCGCAAAATAG
- a CDS encoding nucleotidyltransferase, which produces MKEEIVKRILEVYGDNVLSIVFYGGHLKGLIDEIDVLVILREHEDPVKVNRLAEFITKVKDPVERELGIKLAFELYTLEEMENFHASLLDILKCHEVAYDPEGYFRRLAEEVRDPYKNLKRMKYLTTIEVVRG; this is translated from the coding sequence ATGAAAGAGGAGATAGTTAAGAGGATACTCGAGGTATATGGAGACAACGTCCTCTCAATAGTTTTTTACGGAGGCCACTTAAAGGGGCTAATCGATGAGATAGATGTCCTGGTGATACTAAGGGAGCATGAGGATCCCGTAAAGGTAAACAGGCTTGCAGAGTTTATAACCAAGGTGAAGGATCCCGTGGAGCGCGAGCTCGGCATAAAGCTTGCCTTTGAGCTCTACACGCTGGAAGAGATGGAGAACTTCCATGCGTCCCTCTTAGATATTTTGAAGTGCCATGAGGTTGCCTACGATCCCGAGGGATACTTCAGGAGACTTGCCGAGGAGGTAAGGGATCCCTATAAAAACCTGAAAAGGATGAAGTACCTAACAACTATAGAGGTAGTTAGGGGATGA
- a CDS encoding proton-conducting transporter transmembrane domain-containing protein — protein MNPIPLAVLTPIAFAFTLPLIGKLSKSVAKAYAVLGTFLTMLFTFEVFKSSEGGPLTYTFGGWRAPIGIVYEVDTMSAFLGLVTSTLLFLIAIYSLEYIKSGEVWYFTLYLGLEAGLIGVLYTGDLFNLFVMLEVTSVAAYALVMFNRDPQSLRAGLKYAFIGAIGTTLYFIAMGLLYRTYGTLNMAQLAEIVHSSDVVNASLAILLLATWAFLIKAAIFPNHFWLPDAHPAAPSPISAVLSGLVVNVGIYSIARLYFTLYSGLPEVKSLGTLLIILGAISAFLGAIMMNVHSDIKRIIAYSTIMHMGYLSMALGIGSSLALASAVFHTFNHAIAKSLLFLSAGIMIQIGGSRDLRDLAGIGRTNPLAMFSFAVAALSLAGIPPLNVFSSKVMLFTAFLDWNPALAGVLVVTSIMSLVAYVKMMRVLWLGCGKKESVGMPVMTGVVVAISIAVIVLGLVGPWIFKGIALPAVAQGWESYVAGGLGG, from the coding sequence ATGAACCCGATTCCCCTGGCAGTTTTAACCCCAATAGCCTTCGCGTTCACCCTGCCCCTCATTGGAAAGCTCTCAAAAAGTGTTGCTAAGGCGTACGCCGTACTTGGAACCTTCCTTACGATGCTCTTCACGTTTGAGGTATTCAAATCATCCGAGGGTGGTCCACTAACGTACACCTTCGGAGGATGGAGGGCTCCAATTGGGATAGTTTATGAAGTAGATACAATGAGCGCGTTCCTTGGCCTTGTAACCTCCACACTACTCTTCCTCATAGCCATCTATAGCCTCGAGTACATTAAGAGTGGGGAAGTTTGGTACTTCACTCTCTATCTCGGCCTCGAGGCCGGGCTGATCGGCGTCCTCTATACTGGAGACCTCTTCAACCTCTTCGTAATGCTTGAGGTAACGAGCGTCGCTGCCTATGCTCTTGTAATGTTCAACAGGGATCCTCAATCCCTAAGGGCCGGCTTAAAGTACGCCTTCATAGGGGCCATCGGAACTACCCTCTACTTCATCGCAATGGGCCTCCTCTATAGAACGTACGGGACGCTGAACATGGCTCAGCTGGCTGAGATAGTCCACTCCTCCGATGTAGTCAACGCTTCCCTTGCCATCCTCCTTCTAGCCACTTGGGCCTTTCTGATAAAGGCGGCAATATTCCCCAACCACTTCTGGCTTCCAGACGCACACCCAGCGGCCCCAAGTCCAATTTCAGCGGTTCTCTCTGGTTTAGTCGTCAACGTGGGAATTTACTCAATAGCGAGGCTCTACTTCACGCTGTACTCAGGCCTTCCCGAGGTTAAGTCCTTGGGAACCCTGCTAATTATCCTGGGGGCAATTTCGGCATTCCTAGGTGCGATCATGATGAACGTCCACTCAGACATCAAGAGGATCATAGCGTACTCGACGATAATGCACATGGGTTACTTGTCAATGGCCCTCGGGATTGGGAGTAGCTTAGCCTTGGCATCCGCAGTGTTCCACACCTTCAATCATGCCATTGCGAAATCCCTGCTATTCCTCTCCGCTGGAATAATGATCCAAATCGGCGGATCTAGAGACCTCAGAGATTTGGCGGGAATTGGGAGGACAAATCCGCTTGCAATGTTTTCCTTCGCAGTTGCAGCCCTGAGTTTAGCTGGAATACCCCCATTGAACGTGTTCTCAAGTAAAGTCATGCTGTTCACGGCCTTCCTAGATTGGAATCCAGCACTTGCAGGGGTTCTCGTTGTGACGTCGATAATGAGCCTGGTAGCTTATGTCAAGATGATGAGGGTGCTGTGGCTTGGATGCGGAAAGAAGGAGAGCGTAGGGATGCCGGTAATGACTGGTGTGGTCGTGGCTATTTCAATAGCGGTCATAGTCCTGGGACTAGTCGGCCCGTGGATATTCAAGGGCATAGCACTCCCAGCCGTTGCCCAGGGATGGGAGAGCTACGTCGCAGGAGGGCTGGGAGGATGA
- a CDS encoding Na+/H+ antiporter subunit E encodes MRELPVFLLVLGTYLIFTGSAKPYDLVTGALVALVISVLTSKYLVERPGKALNPLRWLWALIYFLWYMIVAEVKAHINVIVRIFTGNVKPAIVKVPVNLSSDYSKMLVANSITNTPGTVVVDVDGEYLYVNWIYATTDRPEEVRERISKEFEKFASKIFE; translated from the coding sequence ATGAGAGAGCTGCCCGTGTTTCTCTTAGTCCTGGGGACTTACCTAATATTCACCGGCTCTGCAAAACCGTACGATTTAGTTACCGGGGCCCTCGTGGCCCTGGTGATATCAGTTCTTACATCTAAATACCTAGTTGAGAGACCGGGAAAGGCCCTGAACCCGTTAAGGTGGCTCTGGGCTTTGATTTACTTCCTATGGTACATGATTGTTGCCGAGGTTAAGGCTCACATTAACGTGATAGTTAGGATATTCACCGGAAACGTCAAGCCTGCGATAGTCAAGGTTCCCGTTAATTTATCCTCCGACTACTCAAAAATGCTCGTTGCAAACTCCATAACAAACACCCCAGGAACGGTCGTCGTTGACGTTGATGGGGAATACCTCTACGTGAATTGGATATATGCAACTACGGACAGACCGGAAGAGGTCAGGGAAAGAATTTCCAAGGAATTTGAGAAGTTCGCCTCGAAGATTTTTGAGTGA
- a CDS encoding sodium:proton antiporter, translated as MIDLWGVAIVSLVLTMIVGIYGVTARKDLVKKLISLTILGDSANAFVVALGYRINGKPPILPSGESVATFAKTAVDPLPQALVITAVVIGMAINVLLAFAIIQLRRVEA; from the coding sequence ATGATTGACCTCTGGGGAGTGGCGATAGTTTCTCTAGTGCTCACGATGATAGTGGGTATTTATGGCGTTACCGCGAGGAAAGATCTCGTGAAGAAGTTGATCTCCCTAACGATACTTGGAGATTCAGCAAACGCCTTCGTCGTGGCTTTGGGATATAGAATCAACGGCAAGCCACCTATTCTTCCATCTGGAGAATCCGTAGCAACGTTCGCGAAGACCGCTGTAGATCCATTACCTCAGGCCTTAGTGATAACGGCCGTCGTAATCGGGATGGCGATAAACGTGCTCTTGGCATTCGCGATAATCCAGTTAAGGAGGGTTGAAGCATGA
- a CDS encoding MnhB domain-containing protein produces MKRLIFGIILILIPFIVTYLNPISAPSSIHSLGEFYLKDSLTSVRSPEVVTSILWDYRGLDTIFETAVFFLAIMGGLAIFRELKLKYPSWEEFPLPVKVVTKVTAVLIVTVAASLALHGQLTPGGGFQGGSTLAVAPLLVIGAVSLASLRKIGITLERAVLVRILGLTGIVILALIPLTFGGYAVQNQPYFPSEFLGTLLGGSLLWYNIFEFLAVGAGFTAVFLILAVAGGGRND; encoded by the coding sequence ATGAAGAGGCTGATATTCGGGATTATACTCATCTTAATTCCATTCATCGTTACCTACCTCAATCCCATCTCGGCCCCGAGCTCCATCCACTCCCTTGGTGAGTTCTACCTTAAGGACAGCCTGACTTCAGTTAGGAGCCCGGAGGTCGTTACTTCGATCTTATGGGACTACCGTGGTCTGGACACTATATTTGAGACAGCGGTGTTCTTCTTGGCGATAATGGGGGGCTTGGCAATATTTAGGGAGCTGAAGCTTAAATATCCCTCCTGGGAAGAGTTTCCACTGCCCGTTAAAGTTGTCACCAAGGTTACGGCAGTCTTGATAGTAACCGTCGCAGCCTCACTCGCACTCCACGGACAGCTCACCCCAGGAGGAGGCTTCCAAGGAGGGTCAACGTTAGCAGTTGCTCCACTCCTAGTTATCGGAGCTGTCTCGCTAGCATCCCTCAGGAAAATTGGGATAACTTTGGAGAGGGCCGTGCTAGTTAGAATCCTCGGCCTCACGGGAATTGTAATCCTCGCACTTATTCCACTCACCTTTGGAGGCTACGCAGTTCAAAACCAGCCGTACTTTCCGAGCGAGTTCCTGGGAACGCTCCTTGGAGGATCCCTTCTATGGTACAACATATTCGAGTTCTTGGCCGTAGGGGCTGGATTCACGGCAGTGTTCTTGATTCTAGCGGTGGCAGGAGGTGGTAGGAATGATTGA
- a CDS encoding hydrogenase subunit MbhD domain-containing protein, producing the protein MIPLLAFFSLVGLIMAYLAVTERDLIKAVGFSALQAIAYAGIFYLLMAPDIVLAYVAISVGIYTALLVFVIMKTGRYEVS; encoded by the coding sequence ATGATACCGCTTTTGGCTTTCTTCTCCCTAGTTGGTCTCATTATGGCATACCTTGCCGTAACGGAGAGGGATCTCATAAAGGCCGTGGGCTTCTCTGCTCTCCAGGCCATAGCCTATGCCGGAATATTCTACCTCCTGATGGCCCCTGACATAGTTCTAGCCTACGTTGCCATCTCGGTAGGAATATACACGGCCCTCTTGGTATTCGTGATCATGAAAACTGGAAGGTACGAGGTGAGCTGA
- the mnhG gene encoding monovalent cation/H(+) antiporter subunit G: protein MILLYIGAALMIIGALCDLLAGIGMLRFKNFYLRLHAATVGTVGGAVVPLIGVALAALDMPSLPGRFAIAGASFITALIILLVAPAGSTALAYAAHRSGVEGNFHFDHLRGEEK, encoded by the coding sequence ATGATCCTGCTCTACATTGGTGCGGCCCTCATGATCATCGGTGCTCTCTGCGACCTCTTAGCGGGAATAGGCATGCTGAGATTCAAGAACTTCTACCTAAGGTTACACGCCGCCACTGTGGGCACAGTGGGCGGCGCGGTCGTCCCGCTAATCGGCGTTGCATTGGCGGCCTTAGACATGCCTAGCCTACCCGGGAGGTTCGCTATAGCTGGGGCGAGCTTCATAACGGCCTTAATAATCTTGTTAGTTGCACCTGCAGGCAGTACAGCACTAGCCTATGCCGCCCACCGCTCAGGAGTCGAAGGGAACTTTCACTTTGACCATCTAAGGGGTGAGGAGAAATGA
- a CDS encoding monovalent cation/H+ antiporter complex subunit F — protein MIESVVKLIVPIFSLAIVMYLVRAVKGPTIPDIVLAIDCIGYDLAAFMGILSLYFKSPYLISGAIVLALWSYLLDIYVSRYLLREVRV, from the coding sequence ATGATTGAGAGCGTTGTAAAACTGATAGTCCCGATATTCTCCCTTGCGATAGTTATGTACCTAGTAAGGGCCGTTAAGGGGCCCACAATTCCGGATATAGTTCTCGCAATAGACTGCATAGGTTACGATCTGGCGGCGTTCATGGGAATACTCTCCTTATACTTCAAGTCTCCCTACCTGATTTCTGGGGCTATCGTCTTAGCCCTCTGGTCCTACCTCCTTGATATCTACGTCTCGAGGTACCTCCTGAGGGAGGTGAGAGTATGA
- a CDS encoding NADH-quinone oxidoreductase subunit B family protein: MKYKSVWVFHVDSGSCNGCDIEILDVLTPYYDVERFGIKLVGSPRHADALLVSGPLTRQTYYAVKAVYEAMPPKPRIVVAIGTCASSGGIFYNGYPIYNPTKDRGRDRLRTGGIEVLLQEYGTKPDLYIPGCPPSPEEILYGLSLLLGIKEKKMKGERWTASPPGREEGVPFRLPVRPVNERIYLTLREELRRVIGYFDRKLVLEEFLRMVEEAEKSENPRETLHSLIQGFLKKERDCRIRFAMQFLEKEYWRIRDEYERRHVGLVKVEVP, encoded by the coding sequence ATGAAGTATAAGTCGGTATGGGTATTTCACGTGGACAGCGGTAGTTGTAACGGGTGCGATATAGAGATACTTGATGTTTTGACACCTTACTATGACGTCGAGAGGTTTGGAATAAAGCTCGTTGGGAGTCCAAGGCATGCAGATGCCTTATTAGTCTCTGGCCCCCTCACCAGGCAGACGTACTATGCAGTCAAAGCAGTGTACGAGGCAATGCCTCCAAAGCCCAGGATAGTGGTCGCCATAGGAACCTGCGCCTCAAGCGGGGGAATATTCTACAACGGCTACCCGATATACAATCCCACCAAGGATAGAGGAAGGGACAGGCTGAGAACTGGTGGAATTGAAGTTCTCCTGCAGGAATATGGAACGAAGCCAGACTTGTATATCCCTGGATGTCCTCCAAGCCCGGAGGAGATACTCTACGGTCTCTCTCTCCTTCTAGGAATCAAGGAGAAGAAGATGAAAGGGGAAAGATGGACAGCTTCTCCACCCGGGAGAGAAGAGGGAGTTCCCTTCAGGCTCCCCGTCAGGCCCGTGAACGAGAGGATATACCTGACATTAAGGGAGGAGCTCAGGAGAGTTATTGGCTACTTCGACAGGAAACTAGTCCTCGAAGAATTTCTGAGGATGGTGGAAGAGGCCGAGAAAAGTGAAAATCCGAGGGAAACTCTGCACTCTCTAATTCAGGGGTTCCTGAAAAAGGAGAGGGATTGTAGGATCAGATTCGCGATGCAGTTCTTAGAAAAAGAGTACTGGAGGATTAGGGATGAGTACGAAAGGAGGCACGTGGGTCTTGTTAAGGTTGAGGTACCTTAG
- a CDS encoding NADH-quinone oxidoreductase subunit I produces the protein MIFSSWKRKDLRQGVPVTVTYPFTDTEKPPEYRGIPHINPELCIGCGACVRACPPDALSIEWDFENGKKRIVFNAARCIRCHRCVEVCPTEAMEETTRFEIATDNKEDLIEVVEHDLYRCPRCGRYEEFTERQIYKMLQILPKEIFDESSLLERVLLCRECRMREEVDRVRGGGNEV, from the coding sequence TTGATATTCTCTTCTTGGAAGAGGAAAGATCTCAGGCAGGGAGTTCCTGTAACGGTAACTTACCCGTTCACGGACACAGAAAAGCCACCTGAGTACAGGGGAATTCCACACATAAATCCCGAACTGTGCATAGGATGCGGTGCTTGCGTCCGAGCTTGTCCTCCAGATGCTCTCAGTATAGAGTGGGACTTTGAGAACGGAAAGAAGAGGATAGTCTTCAACGCCGCGAGGTGCATAAGGTGTCATCGTTGCGTTGAGGTCTGTCCAACCGAGGCCATGGAGGAAACTACAAGGTTCGAGATAGCCACGGACAACAAGGAAGACTTGATAGAGGTTGTAGAGCACGACCTATACAGATGTCCTCGCTGTGGAAGGTACGAGGAGTTCACCGAGAGGCAGATTTACAAAATGCTTCAGATTTTACCCAAGGAAATATTCGACGAATCATCTCTTCTCGAGAGGGTTCTACTCTGCAGGGAGTGCAGGATGAGGGAGGAAGTTGATAGGGTGAGGGGTGGTGGGAATGAAGTATAA
- a CDS encoding hydrogenase large subunit, giving the protein MIEEFETKFKDHILEKKTPAKNQILYVVKKEALPEMVKYWQWHPQAKEAHYSMGVGTDERPISGGFVYMPVISVVNHETGEEFWIMLKAYLDPENPEFPSVASKVPAALWAEREVHDLLGLKPRGHPDLRRLILPEDWPEGVYPLRKDMDYSYSPMGAPKCAYREGPPDTSLVPIGPYHMALDEPAHFRLFVRGEEIVDVDYRGFYSHRGIEKIGEGRLTYNQIFFIAERICGICGFQHSVSYAMAIENLAGVEVPERAQYIRVILLEIERIHSHLLWAGVAAHLAGFDTGFMYAWRIRERVMWLAERLTGNRKTYGMNIVGGVRRDILEYRKELILETVKELRKDVEKFYEIVTNTRTLLKRAEGVGILPYKVAKAYSVLGPTARASGRNIDTRRDHNVLVYNELDWKVPVYKEGDVLARILVRLDEVLESIWIIEQAVDQLPGGDIFTPVGKIPEYEEGLGYTEAHRGEVVHYVMTGEKNKVYRWKVRAPTYNNLPAVPEMLKGYSVADAPLIIASIDPCYSCTERVQIVDAETGKVRVLTESEFNELSIKKGREMS; this is encoded by the coding sequence GTGATTGAAGAGTTTGAGACGAAGTTCAAAGATCACATCTTAGAGAAGAAAACGCCGGCAAAGAATCAGATCCTTTACGTGGTTAAAAAGGAGGCCCTTCCCGAGATGGTTAAGTACTGGCAGTGGCATCCCCAGGCTAAAGAGGCTCACTACTCCATGGGTGTTGGAACCGATGAGAGGCCAATAAGCGGTGGTTTTGTCTACATGCCCGTGATAAGCGTTGTTAATCATGAGACGGGCGAGGAGTTCTGGATAATGCTCAAGGCCTACCTCGACCCTGAAAACCCTGAATTTCCATCAGTAGCCTCAAAGGTTCCAGCCGCTTTATGGGCCGAGAGGGAGGTTCACGATCTTCTTGGCCTAAAGCCGAGGGGTCATCCCGATTTAAGGAGGCTAATACTCCCCGAAGACTGGCCTGAAGGAGTATATCCCTTGAGAAAGGACATGGATTACTCCTACTCCCCCATGGGAGCTCCGAAGTGCGCCTATAGGGAAGGTCCACCAGATACGAGCTTAGTTCCTATAGGCCCATATCATATGGCCCTCGACGAGCCGGCCCACTTTAGGCTCTTCGTCAGGGGAGAGGAGATAGTGGACGTTGACTATAGGGGCTTCTACTCCCACAGGGGGATAGAGAAGATAGGAGAAGGTAGGCTAACTTACAACCAGATATTCTTCATAGCGGAAAGGATCTGTGGCATCTGCGGCTTCCAGCACTCGGTAAGCTATGCGATGGCGATAGAAAACCTTGCTGGAGTTGAGGTTCCTGAGAGGGCCCAGTACATAAGGGTCATCCTGCTCGAGATCGAGAGGATTCACAGCCACCTCCTGTGGGCTGGTGTTGCTGCGCACTTAGCTGGCTTCGACACGGGCTTCATGTACGCGTGGAGGATAAGGGAGAGGGTAATGTGGCTGGCAGAGAGGCTTACCGGAAACAGGAAGACCTACGGAATGAACATCGTTGGTGGTGTGAGGAGGGACATCCTTGAGTACAGAAAGGAGCTGATACTTGAAACAGTCAAAGAGCTCAGGAAGGATGTCGAGAAGTTCTACGAGATTGTAACGAACACGAGAACTCTCCTTAAGAGAGCAGAAGGAGTTGGCATTCTACCCTACAAGGTGGCAAAGGCCTATTCAGTTCTGGGGCCTACGGCGAGGGCTTCCGGGAGGAATATAGATACGAGAAGGGATCACAACGTTCTCGTTTACAATGAGCTTGACTGGAAGGTTCCCGTTTATAAGGAGGGTGATGTCCTAGCAAGAATCCTCGTTAGGCTTGACGAGGTTTTAGAGAGCATCTGGATAATCGAACAGGCTGTGGATCAGCTTCCAGGAGGAGATATTTTCACGCCCGTGGGCAAGATACCAGAATATGAGGAGGGCCTTGGATACACCGAGGCTCACCGCGGTGAAGTCGTTCACTACGTCATGACGGGAGAGAAGAACAAGGTCTACAGGTGGAAGGTTAGGGCGCCGACGTACAACAACCTACCGGCTGTCCCGGAGATGCTAAAGGGCTACAGTGTTGCAGATGCCCCGCTGATAATAGCCAGCATAGATCCATGCTACTCATGCACGGAGAGGGTTCAGATAGTTGATGCTGAGACGGGCAAGGTTAGGGTTCTCACGGAGAGCGAGTTTAACGAGCTTTCCATAAAGAAGGGGAGGGAAATGAGTTGA